One genomic segment of Rivularia sp. PCC 7116 includes these proteins:
- a CDS encoding DUF3110 domain-containing protein yields the protein MGRVFVLIFNARTENEGIHTIRIGDRNKVLMFESEDDATRFALMLEAQDFPTPAVEPMDMSEIEQFCKSADYDYEVVPSNGDLVVPPEQNVDETDWREDDSTATEPKVQQEEEISNTELDNIRRKLEGLL from the coding sequence ATGGGGCGCGTTTTTGTGTTAATCTTTAATGCCCGTACAGAAAATGAGGGAATTCATACAATTCGGATTGGCGATCGCAATAAAGTGTTGATGTTTGAATCCGAAGACGACGCTACGCGCTTTGCATTAATGCTAGAAGCGCAGGATTTTCCTACTCCCGCAGTCGAACCAATGGATATGTCAGAAATAGAGCAGTTTTGTAAAAGCGCTGATTATGACTACGAAGTCGTTCCTTCTAACGGTGACTTAGTAGTTCCCCCAGAACAAAACGTTGATGAAACTGATTGGCGTGAAGACGATTCAACTGCTACCGAACCAAAAGTCCAGCAAGAAGAGGAAATCTCAAATACTGAACTAGACAATATCCGTCGCAAGCTGGAAGGATTGTTATAA